The Candidatus Binatia bacterium genome contains a region encoding:
- a CDS encoding M48 family metallopeptidase, protein MGRKFVSAIVLLATTASCGVSLMERRQLLMLSDDRVDQQELALYAQCKRDVPISKSGGDQKYVGCGTEALATEVADGDIPDSWEVNTFKDDSPNAFAIPGGKIGVHTCLLDVADNQDQLAAGLGHEVSRVLARHSNERMSANQATGMLMAGTQTSGAVHPDVMSAFGVGAQYRLILAYGRARESEADFMGLDLMAQAGFDPREAVVFWNNMDEAASASGGQAPPDFLSTHPGSATRNHDLNERMPTAMQLNQQARAQGKKLRCTR, encoded by the coding sequence ATGGGGCGCAAATTCGTCAGCGCGATCGTTCTCCTCGCGACCACCGCCTCATGCGGGGTCTCGCTGATGGAACGCCGCCAATTGCTCATGCTCTCGGATGATCGAGTAGACCAGCAGGAACTTGCGCTGTACGCGCAGTGCAAGCGCGACGTGCCGATCTCCAAGAGCGGCGGGGACCAGAAGTACGTGGGGTGCGGGACCGAAGCGCTCGCCACCGAGGTCGCAGACGGAGACATCCCAGACAGCTGGGAGGTGAACACCTTCAAAGACGACTCCCCCAACGCGTTTGCCATTCCCGGCGGGAAGATCGGCGTTCACACCTGCCTCCTCGACGTTGCGGACAACCAAGACCAACTCGCCGCGGGCCTCGGACACGAGGTCTCGCGCGTGCTCGCCCGCCACTCGAACGAGCGCATGTCCGCAAACCAAGCGACGGGGATGCTCATGGCCGGCACGCAGACCTCGGGGGCCGTACACCCCGACGTCATGAGTGCGTTCGGCGTGGGTGCCCAATACCGGTTGATTCTAGCTTACGGCCGAGCGCGCGAATCTGAGGCTGACTTCATGGGCCTCGATCTGATGGCGCAGGCCGGCTTCGATCCACGAGAAGCCGTCGTCTTCTGGAACAACATGGATGAAGCCGCTTCAGCGTCCGGCGGACAGGCTCCGCCCGACTTCCTGTCCACCCATCCCGGGTCCGCCACCCGCAATCACGATCTCAATGAGCGCATGCCCACCGCGATGCAACTGAACCAACAAGCGCGCGCCCAAGGAAAGAAGCTCCGCTGCACCCGGTGA